In Modestobacter versicolor, a single genomic region encodes these proteins:
- a CDS encoding NADPH:quinone reductase: MRAAVYDRQGPAHDVLHVEDLPAPVPAAGEVRVRVRLSGVNPGDTKKRRGWLGSAMPHPQVVPHSDAAGVVDAVGEGVDRARIGRRVWVYGAQSYRAAGTAAQFTVVPEALAVDLPDGVTDELGACLGIPGITAHRAVFGDGPVTGATVLVHGVLGGVGALAAQLARWGGATVIGTVRRGRDLPAAEAAGVVHAVALDGPDPAAAVRAVAPDGVDRVVEVSFSANADLDAAVSRVGTVIAAYATGEDRPAFPFWPMLFDNVTIRLLGSDDFPVAAKRQAAADLTAAAAAGALRVPTAVPFPLAAIADAHERVDAGSRERVLVDVDA; this comes from the coding sequence ATGCGCGCAGCCGTGTACGACCGCCAGGGCCCGGCCCACGACGTCCTGCACGTCGAGGACCTGCCCGCCCCCGTACCGGCCGCCGGGGAGGTGCGGGTCCGGGTCCGCCTCTCCGGCGTCAACCCCGGGGACACCAAGAAGCGTCGCGGCTGGCTCGGCTCCGCCATGCCCCACCCGCAGGTGGTCCCGCACAGCGACGCCGCCGGGGTCGTCGACGCCGTCGGCGAGGGGGTCGACCGCGCTCGGATCGGCCGGCGCGTGTGGGTGTACGGCGCGCAGTCCTACCGGGCCGCCGGCACCGCCGCGCAGTTCACCGTGGTGCCCGAGGCGCTCGCCGTCGACCTGCCCGACGGGGTGACCGACGAGCTGGGCGCCTGCCTGGGCATCCCCGGCATCACCGCGCACCGGGCGGTCTTCGGCGACGGCCCGGTCACCGGGGCGACCGTGCTGGTGCACGGGGTGCTGGGCGGCGTCGGCGCGCTCGCCGCCCAGCTGGCCCGCTGGGGTGGGGCGACGGTCATCGGCACGGTCCGCCGCGGCCGCGACCTGCCCGCTGCGGAGGCGGCCGGCGTCGTCCACGCCGTCGCCCTCGACGGGCCGGACCCGGCTGCGGCCGTCCGGGCGGTCGCGCCCGACGGCGTCGACCGGGTCGTGGAGGTGTCCTTCTCCGCCAACGCCGACCTGGACGCCGCGGTGAGCCGGGTCGGCACGGTGATCGCCGCCTACGCCACCGGGGAGGACCGGCCCGCCTTCCCGTTCTGGCCGATGCTCTTCGACAACGTGACGATCCGGCTGCTCGGCAGCGACGACTTCCCCGTCGCCGCCAAGCGGCAGGCCGCCGCCGACCTCACCGCGGCGGCGGCCGCCGGCGCGCTGCGCGTGCCGACCGCCGTCCCGTTCCCGCTGGCTGCGATCGCCGACGCGCACGAGCGGGTCGACGCCGGGAGCCGGGAGCGCGTCCTCGTCGACGTCGACGCCTGA
- a CDS encoding NAD(P)H-binding protein: protein MSRVLLTGVRGKTGAPLAELLVARTGVEVLGGSSDPATVDAAGVRPTPFSWDDPAGWPAATDGVDAVYVVRPDRADAPELIGALLDATAPDTHVVLLSERDADQVGPDGWAVRAEDVVRGSGRSWTVLRPSWFMQVFTDPRFYLGRLRDGGDLPFVSGGASVAWIDARDIAAVAERALLDRGLAGQVLELSGPGSLTLPRTAELLAAATRRPVVHREVSVDEAVAGTEGFERELSVLTFERVRAGVFAPVTGTVERVTGRPARSLETFLADHEAVLRPA, encoded by the coding sequence GTGAGCCGCGTCCTGCTGACCGGGGTCCGGGGCAAGACCGGCGCGCCGCTGGCGGAGCTGCTGGTGGCCCGGACCGGCGTCGAGGTGCTCGGCGGCAGCAGCGACCCGGCCACGGTCGACGCCGCGGGCGTGCGGCCGACCCCGTTCTCCTGGGACGACCCGGCCGGCTGGCCCGCGGCGACCGACGGCGTCGACGCGGTGTACGTCGTCCGGCCGGACCGCGCCGACGCGCCCGAGCTGATCGGCGCGCTGCTCGACGCGACGGCGCCCGACACGCACGTCGTCCTGCTGTCCGAGCGCGACGCCGACCAGGTGGGCCCCGACGGGTGGGCGGTGCGGGCCGAGGACGTCGTCCGCGGCAGCGGGCGGAGCTGGACGGTGCTGCGGCCGAGCTGGTTCATGCAGGTGTTCACCGACCCGCGCTTCTACCTCGGCCGGCTCCGCGACGGTGGCGACCTGCCGTTCGTGAGCGGGGGCGCGAGCGTCGCCTGGATCGACGCGCGGGACATCGCCGCGGTGGCCGAGCGGGCGCTGCTCGACCGGGGGCTGGCCGGGCAGGTGCTCGAGCTCTCCGGCCCGGGGTCGCTGACCCTGCCGCGCACGGCGGAGCTGCTCGCGGCCGCCACCCGGCGACCGGTGGTGCACCGCGAGGTGTCGGTGGACGAGGCCGTGGCCGGGACCGAGGGCTTTGAGCGGGAGCTGTCCGTGCTCACGTTCGAGCGGGTGCGGGCCGGCGTCTTCGCGCCGGTGACCGGCACGGTGGAGCGGGTGACCGGGCGGCCGGCGCGGTCGCTGGAGACCTTCCTCGCCGACCACGAGGCGGTGCTGCGGCCGGCCTGA
- a CDS encoding GNAT family N-acetyltransferase, with protein MTDAAEQHRYEGRVDGQLAAIAEYIATPDLVVFTHTEVLPGHEGRGIASQLVHQALDDVRRQGSKVLPLCPFVAGWMQRHSEGYGDLEYRSRTTITASTG; from the coding sequence GTGACGGACGCCGCGGAGCAGCACCGGTACGAGGGGCGGGTCGACGGGCAGCTGGCCGCGATCGCGGAGTACATCGCGACCCCGGACCTGGTCGTCTTCACGCACACCGAGGTCCTCCCCGGGCACGAGGGACGCGGGATCGCCTCGCAGCTCGTGCACCAGGCGCTGGACGACGTGCGGCGGCAGGGCTCCAAGGTGCTGCCGCTGTGCCCCTTCGTGGCCGGCTGGATGCAGCGGCACAGCGAGGGCTACGGCGACCTGGAGTACCGCTCGCGGACGACCATCACGGCCTCGACCGGCTGA
- a CDS encoding M15 family metallopeptidase, whose product MNGSRGARPATRRAPRAVAAGLLVVLAAAVAVLGLRSLAGPSPLTGSPGAGSTATAATLSAVPPDAAPAAGSPGAAPPPADPPPGVLPRDGRTIDEADGLLPGGATVDDERPGVAALDPALLEALRRAAAAAADDGVTFSVTSGWRSAQYQEQLLREAVAEHGTAEEAARWVATPETSAHVSGEAVDVGPTDAMSWLSQHGAAHGLCQVYGNEPWHYELRPEAIGEGCPEMYDDPTQDPRMQVAGAHR is encoded by the coding sequence ATGAACGGGAGCAGAGGAGCACGACCGGCCACCCGCCGAGCGCCGCGGGCCGTGGCCGCGGGGTTGCTGGTGGTGCTCGCCGCGGCCGTCGCCGTGCTGGGCCTCCGGTCGCTGGCGGGACCGTCGCCGCTGACCGGGTCGCCGGGGGCCGGGTCGACGGCTACCGCCGCGACCCTGAGCGCCGTCCCGCCGGACGCTGCCCCCGCAGCCGGCTCCCCGGGAGCCGCGCCGCCGCCCGCCGACCCGCCGCCCGGGGTGCTGCCCCGCGACGGCCGGACCATCGACGAGGCCGACGGCCTGCTCCCGGGCGGCGCGACGGTCGACGACGAGCGCCCAGGGGTGGCCGCGCTCGACCCGGCCCTGCTCGAGGCGCTGCGCCGGGCGGCCGCGGCCGCCGCGGACGACGGTGTGACGTTCTCGGTCACCAGCGGCTGGCGGTCCGCGCAGTACCAGGAGCAGCTGCTCCGCGAGGCGGTCGCCGAGCACGGGACGGCGGAGGAGGCCGCGCGGTGGGTCGCCACCCCGGAGACCTCCGCGCACGTCTCGGGGGAGGCGGTCGACGTCGGTCCCACGGACGCGATGAGCTGGCTGTCCCAGCACGGCGCCGCGCACGGGCTGTGCCAGGTCTACGGCAACGAGCCCTGGCACTACGAGCTGCGCCCGGAGGCGATCGGCGAGGGCTGCCCGGAGATGTACGACGACCCCACGCAGGACCCGCGGATGCAGGTCGCCGGGGCCCACCGCTGA
- a CDS encoding FAD-dependent oxidoreductase: MTVGGAGFSGNLGEGEYHPGREEGYSTDGTLHLEEPAAPVDLGTVHEPARDTVVYAETDVLVVGGGPAGCAAAIAAARAGARVTLVERYNHLGGLSTGGLVIWIDRMTDWTGFPVISGFAGEILDRLPADAVAGAPRELWGSTDPVHVEHWRERLGAARETVTWSPMIDPEWLKTVSAELVHAEGVTLVLHSWVVGTLVEGRTVRGVLFESKEGRRAILAKVVIDATGDLDVCAGAGVPFESDVDSDESPVAHCLNTSWMWAGIDFGRWLEFRRTDPAGHTALMALARQELGYVERPFVGWRDDVAVFLGPRLSGYSGLKVADLTAVELESRRRMLAHLEFFRAHAPGFERAWLMLSAPQLGIRHTRRLIGRHKMSRAEWMEAVVHPDEIGVSPSPSQKYANISVPYGALVARDLDNVLAAGRHVASDPATQAFMREIPQCWMTGQAAGVAAALAVATGTTTAAVDVGLVQQELLRQGAHLRPAAARVPAG, encoded by the coding sequence ATGACGGTCGGCGGCGCAGGGTTCAGCGGCAACCTCGGGGAAGGGGAGTACCACCCGGGTCGGGAGGAGGGCTACTCGACCGACGGCACGCTGCACCTGGAGGAGCCCGCGGCCCCGGTCGACCTGGGCACGGTGCACGAGCCAGCCCGGGACACGGTCGTCTACGCCGAGACCGACGTCCTGGTCGTCGGCGGCGGGCCGGCGGGGTGCGCCGCGGCGATCGCCGCCGCCCGGGCCGGCGCCCGGGTCACGCTCGTCGAGCGGTACAACCACCTCGGTGGCCTGTCCACCGGCGGCCTGGTGATCTGGATCGACCGGATGACCGACTGGACCGGGTTCCCGGTGATCTCCGGGTTCGCCGGCGAGATCCTCGACCGGCTGCCCGCCGACGCCGTCGCCGGTGCGCCGCGCGAGCTGTGGGGCTCCACCGACCCGGTGCACGTCGAGCACTGGCGCGAGCGCCTCGGGGCGGCCCGGGAGACGGTGACCTGGTCGCCGATGATCGACCCCGAGTGGCTGAAGACGGTCTCCGCCGAGCTGGTGCACGCCGAGGGCGTCACGCTGGTGCTGCACTCCTGGGTGGTCGGCACGCTCGTCGAGGGCCGCACCGTCCGCGGCGTGCTGTTCGAGAGCAAGGAGGGCCGGCGCGCCATCCTGGCGAAGGTGGTCATCGACGCCACCGGCGACCTCGACGTCTGCGCCGGCGCGGGGGTGCCCTTCGAGTCCGACGTCGACAGCGACGAGAGCCCCGTGGCGCACTGCCTGAACACCAGCTGGATGTGGGCCGGCATCGACTTCGGCCGCTGGCTGGAGTTCCGCCGGACCGATCCCGCCGGGCACACCGCGCTGATGGCGCTGGCGCGCCAGGAGCTGGGCTACGTGGAGCGGCCGTTCGTGGGCTGGCGCGACGACGTGGCGGTGTTCCTCGGGCCGCGGCTGTCCGGCTACAGCGGCCTCAAGGTCGCCGACCTCACCGCGGTCGAGCTCGAGTCGCGGCGGCGGATGCTGGCGCACCTGGAGTTCTTCCGCGCGCACGCTCCCGGCTTCGAGCGCGCCTGGCTGATGCTGTCGGCGCCGCAGCTCGGCATCCGGCACACCCGCCGGCTGATCGGCCGGCACAAGATGAGCCGCGCGGAGTGGATGGAGGCCGTCGTCCACCCGGACGAGATCGGCGTCTCGCCGTCACCGTCGCAGAAGTACGCCAACATCTCGGTGCCCTACGGCGCGCTGGTGGCACGGGACCTGGACAACGTGCTCGCCGCCGGCCGGCACGTGGCCAGCGACCCGGCGACGCAGGCCTTCATGCGGGAGATCCCGCAGTGCTGGATGACCGGGCAGGCCGCCGGGGTCGCCGCCGCCCTCGCCGTCGCCACCGGCACGACGACCGCCGCGGTGGACGTCGGGCTGGTGCAGCAGGAACTGCTCCGCCAGGGCGCGCACCTGCGGCCGGCTGCCGCACGCGTCCCGGCGGGCTGA
- a CDS encoding CmcJ/NvfI family oxidoreductase produces the protein MGSPVRVELTFLDPGTTPLRQFIAPGARVSTERSVQHPVDVRDGRPVQGTFALDVQGFEVVDHRSAVTDFTDQGQLEQVYVDEVCRFVQQRLGADQVLSRGWELRRSVAPAEHGAQPPAGGVHVDYAPDHVPGMVTRAYRRHFPDGPGYRRAVVTSTWRVFSPPPQDWPLALCDARTVAADDGAPVTTWFVDELPADPAGPVDHLKPVGSSWKVHHRPEQQWWYFPGMTRDEVLLIKLGDTDRGGAWSAPHTAFPDPAGQGGVPRHSIEFRTFAYFG, from the coding sequence ATGGGCTCACCGGTCCGGGTGGAGCTGACCTTCCTCGACCCGGGGACGACCCCGCTGCGGCAGTTCATCGCCCCCGGCGCCCGGGTGTCCACCGAGCGCAGCGTGCAGCACCCGGTCGACGTCCGCGACGGCCGGCCGGTGCAGGGCACCTTCGCCCTCGACGTCCAGGGCTTCGAGGTGGTCGACCACCGCAGCGCGGTCACCGACTTCACCGACCAGGGCCAGCTGGAGCAGGTCTACGTCGACGAGGTGTGCCGGTTCGTGCAGCAGCGGCTGGGCGCCGACCAGGTGCTCTCGCGCGGCTGGGAGCTGCGCCGCTCGGTCGCCCCGGCCGAGCACGGGGCGCAGCCGCCGGCCGGCGGGGTGCACGTCGACTACGCCCCCGACCACGTGCCGGGCATGGTCACGCGGGCCTACCGACGGCACTTCCCGGACGGTCCCGGGTACCGACGGGCCGTCGTCACCAGCACCTGGCGGGTGTTCAGCCCGCCGCCGCAGGACTGGCCGCTGGCGCTGTGCGACGCCCGCACCGTCGCCGCGGACGACGGCGCACCGGTGACCACGTGGTTCGTCGACGAGCTGCCGGCCGACCCCGCCGGCCCGGTCGACCACCTGAAGCCGGTCGGCAGCAGCTGGAAGGTGCACCACCGCCCGGAGCAGCAGTGGTGGTACTTCCCCGGGATGACGCGGGACGAGGTGCTGCTGATCAAGCTGGGCGACACCGACCGCGGCGGGGCGTGGTCGGCGCCGCACACCGCGTTCCCCGACCCCGCCGGTCAGGGCGGCGTGCCCCGGCACAGCATCGAGTTCCGCACCTTCGCCTACTTCGGCTGA
- a CDS encoding MFS transporter, with product MPEPTSRARTAVGVRGPYRQAWASVTRNRNLRLAQASSLSAWTGEFLFLSAMTVYAFDQDGAAGVGLVGFLRVLPATLALPWLGALADRVSRRGLLVAACTLRAVTAAGAAAAVAQPTVVYALLTLSTVCHAAYRPVLAALFPTLCTTPEELTGVNAVRAVLDGAAALVGPLAAAALLAAYDPAAAFLAVGLLAGVAGVLAAGLRYESPRPVATDAGAGPGGVVADVVDGLAELRRRPRALDVIVLGGAQCLVRGALTVLAVVVAVEVTDLGRPGVGLLWAAFGVGGFAAAIASIGAAGSARLGTLFGLGIALWGLPVVLIGVLTGSPVAVGAFVVIGAANAVVDVAGFTLLQRLVPDQTLARVLALTEAAFSLALALGSLAVPFVLSALGGTGALVATGCLLPLVVLVRWTGLRAIDADIGVRKDRIVLLRRVAMLRLLPVPAIESLALRLRESHVPAQTDVFARGDLGDAFYVIRSGRVAVLDDGVEIRRLGPGDSFGEIALLRAVPRTATVRALEDTDLVVLSGPEFVAAVTGSTATSSTAEQRVSGYLSEDRQRHAGAPRADPDRG from the coding sequence GTGCCCGAGCCGACGTCCAGGGCGCGGACCGCCGTCGGCGTGCGCGGCCCCTACCGCCAGGCGTGGGCCTCGGTGACCCGCAACCGCAACCTCCGGCTCGCGCAGGCGTCGTCCCTGTCGGCCTGGACCGGCGAGTTCCTGTTCCTCTCCGCGATGACGGTCTACGCCTTCGACCAGGACGGCGCCGCCGGGGTGGGGCTGGTCGGCTTCCTGCGGGTGCTGCCGGCGACGCTGGCGCTCCCCTGGCTGGGCGCGCTGGCCGACCGGGTGTCCCGCCGGGGGCTGCTGGTGGCCGCCTGCACGCTGCGCGCGGTCACCGCGGCCGGCGCCGCGGCGGCCGTCGCCCAGCCGACGGTGGTCTACGCGCTGCTCACCCTCTCGACCGTCTGCCATGCCGCCTACCGGCCGGTGCTCGCCGCGCTGTTCCCCACGCTGTGCACCACCCCGGAGGAGCTCACCGGGGTCAACGCCGTGCGGGCCGTGCTCGACGGCGCGGCCGCCCTGGTCGGCCCCCTGGCCGCGGCCGCGCTGCTCGCGGCGTACGACCCGGCGGCCGCCTTCCTCGCGGTCGGCCTGCTCGCCGGCGTCGCCGGCGTGCTGGCTGCCGGCCTGCGGTACGAGTCCCCGCGCCCGGTCGCGACCGACGCGGGGGCCGGACCGGGCGGCGTGGTCGCGGACGTGGTCGACGGGCTGGCCGAGCTGCGCCGCCGTCCCCGGGCGCTCGACGTGATCGTGCTGGGCGGCGCGCAGTGCCTGGTGCGCGGCGCGCTCACCGTGCTGGCCGTGGTGGTGGCCGTGGAGGTGACCGACCTGGGGCGGCCCGGCGTCGGCCTGCTCTGGGCCGCGTTCGGGGTGGGTGGGTTCGCCGCGGCCATCGCCTCGATCGGCGCGGCGGGCAGCGCCCGGCTCGGCACCCTCTTCGGGCTCGGGATCGCCCTGTGGGGCCTCCCGGTGGTGCTGATCGGCGTGCTCACGGGCAGCCCGGTGGCGGTCGGCGCCTTCGTCGTCATCGGCGCCGCCAACGCGGTCGTCGACGTCGCCGGGTTCACCCTGCTCCAGCGGCTCGTCCCCGACCAGACCCTGGCGCGGGTGCTCGCCCTGACCGAGGCGGCGTTCTCCCTCGCCCTGGCGCTCGGCTCGCTGGCCGTCCCGTTCGTCCTCTCCGCGCTCGGCGGCACCGGCGCGCTCGTCGCGACCGGCTGCCTCCTGCCGCTGGTGGTCCTGGTGCGGTGGACCGGGCTCCGGGCCATCGACGCCGACATCGGGGTGCGCAAGGACCGGATCGTGCTGCTGCGCCGGGTCGCCATGCTGCGGCTCCTGCCGGTCCCGGCGATCGAGAGCCTGGCGCTGCGCCTGCGCGAGTCGCACGTGCCGGCGCAGACCGACGTGTTCGCCCGGGGCGACCTGGGCGACGCGTTCTACGTCATCCGGTCCGGCCGGGTGGCGGTGCTCGACGACGGCGTCGAGATCCGCCGGCTGGGCCCCGGTGACTCCTTCGGCGAGATCGCGCTGCTGCGCGCGGTCCCCCGGACGGCGACCGTGCGTGCGCTCGAGGACACCGACCTGGTCGTCCTCAGCGGCCCGGAGTTCGTCGCGGCGGTCACCGGCTCCACCGCCACCTCCTCGACGGCCGAGCAGCGGGTGAGCGGCTACCTGTCCGAGGACCGGCAGCGGCACGCCGGCGCACCGAGGGCCGACCCCGATCGCGGCTGA
- a CDS encoding DUF2652 domain-containing protein yields the protein MATRRALLLIADMGGYTEYMQFHRSMLGHAEAVTRRLLDQIVDAAPGFDLVEIEGDAAFLSRDADGLDGAATLSAVTGAAVAMHRAFHAQRRLVELNMCPCKSCTRTSALKLKFVAHVGDVATQTIRRRKKLVGVDVIHVHRLLKNPVPVPEYLLVSDELYQAGGPSSAELVVQELAQDLEGIGRVQTFYADVADLAPPPAPSRDPSWLVRIGATLDMVGRGLPHVVPRRRPRSLVPSG from the coding sequence ATGGCCACCCGGCGGGCACTGCTGCTGATCGCGGACATGGGCGGCTACACCGAGTACATGCAGTTCCACCGCAGCATGCTCGGGCACGCCGAGGCGGTCACCAGGCGGCTGCTCGACCAGATCGTCGACGCCGCGCCGGGCTTCGACCTGGTCGAGATCGAGGGCGACGCCGCCTTCCTCTCCCGGGACGCCGACGGGCTGGACGGGGCGGCGACGCTGTCCGCCGTCACCGGTGCCGCCGTCGCGATGCACCGGGCGTTCCACGCGCAGCGCCGGCTCGTCGAGCTCAACATGTGCCCCTGCAAGAGCTGCACGCGGACGAGCGCGCTGAAGCTGAAGTTCGTCGCGCACGTCGGCGACGTCGCCACCCAGACGATCAGGCGCCGGAAGAAGCTGGTCGGCGTGGACGTGATCCACGTCCACCGGCTGCTCAAGAACCCGGTCCCGGTGCCCGAGTACCTCCTGGTCTCCGACGAGCTCTACCAGGCCGGCGGGCCCAGCTCGGCCGAGCTCGTCGTCCAGGAGCTCGCGCAGGACCTCGAGGGCATCGGGCGGGTGCAGACGTTCTACGCAGACGTGGCGGACCTGGCCCCGCCGCCCGCCCCGTCCCGGGACCCGTCCTGGCTGGTCCGCATCGGCGCCACGCTGGACATGGTCGGCCGCGGGCTCCCCCACGTCGTCCCGCGGCGGCGCCCGCGGTCGCTCGTCCCGTCCGGCTGA
- a CDS encoding acyl-CoA thioesterase domain-containing protein, with product MTGLLDGRRVLQFEPSWRSFSSIQGGLLVGHLLDAAAGLTGAAPRSVSAHLLGPVRAGAEVGVAAAVDRPGRTASVRSELHQDGGLRAVARTLTVAVPVSPVVTPGPPVAVGRPEDGEPFALPRDLVPIADHTEIRALGADRPLAGGGDPRLCAWVRVNGDLAPLVRLGVLFDALPPSLFAVRTTPLPMATVELTAHLAAAAPGPADWVRIDQWTTWHDADVAVDDAELRAEGGALLARVRQTRRVPRPQAPER from the coding sequence GTGACCGGGCTCCTCGACGGCCGGCGGGTGCTGCAGTTCGAGCCGAGCTGGCGGTCGTTCAGCAGCATCCAGGGCGGCCTGCTGGTCGGCCACCTGCTCGACGCCGCGGCCGGGCTGACCGGCGCCGCGCCGCGGTCGGTGAGCGCCCACCTGCTCGGGCCGGTCCGGGCCGGCGCTGAGGTCGGCGTGGCCGCGGCCGTCGACCGGCCGGGCCGGACGGCGAGCGTGCGCAGCGAGCTGCACCAGGACGGCGGTCTGCGTGCGGTGGCGCGCACGCTGACGGTCGCCGTCCCGGTGTCGCCGGTCGTCACCCCTGGCCCACCGGTCGCCGTCGGCCGCCCCGAGGACGGCGAGCCCTTCGCGCTCCCCCGCGACCTCGTGCCGATCGCCGACCACACCGAGATCCGCGCGCTGGGGGCCGACCGGCCGCTCGCCGGCGGCGGCGACCCGCGGCTGTGCGCCTGGGTGCGCGTCAACGGCGACCTGGCGCCGCTCGTGCGGCTCGGCGTGCTGTTCGACGCGCTGCCCCCGTCGCTGTTCGCCGTCCGCACCACCCCGCTGCCGATGGCGACCGTCGAGCTGACCGCGCACCTGGCGGCCGCGGCTCCCGGGCCCGCGGACTGGGTGCGGATCGACCAGTGGACGACCTGGCACGACGCGGACGTCGCCGTGGACGACGCGGAGCTGCGTGCCGAGGGCGGTGCGCTGCTGGCCCGGGTGCGGCAGACCCGCCGCGTCCCCCGGCCGCAGGCTCCCGAGCGGTGA
- a CDS encoding SDR family oxidoreductase: protein MDLSTTTALVTGANRGIGRHLARELLARGATVYAGARRPGSVDLPGATEVALDITDPASVASAVAATGDVTLLVNNAGIDTRVDLLDGDWSAIEDEMRTNCYGTLAMTRAFVPQIEANGGGSVFNVLSALSWIAFPGTGAYCAAKSASWAMTNALRVQLAPRGIRVAGLHVGYVDTDMTAGLSVPKSDPADVARTAVDGIAAGAHEVLADDVSRQVQAGLAGGVAALYPQLP from the coding sequence ATGGACCTGTCCACCACCACCGCGCTGGTCACCGGCGCCAACCGCGGCATCGGCCGGCACCTCGCCCGGGAGCTGCTCGCCCGCGGGGCCACGGTCTACGCCGGGGCGCGCCGGCCGGGCTCCGTCGACCTGCCCGGTGCCACGGAGGTCGCGCTGGACATCACCGACCCGGCGTCCGTGGCCTCGGCCGTCGCAGCGACCGGGGACGTCACGCTGCTGGTCAACAACGCCGGCATCGACACCCGGGTCGACCTGCTCGACGGCGACTGGTCGGCGATCGAGGACGAGATGCGGACCAACTGCTACGGCACCCTGGCGATGACCCGGGCGTTCGTCCCGCAGATCGAGGCCAACGGCGGCGGGTCGGTGTTCAACGTGCTGTCCGCGCTGTCCTGGATCGCGTTCCCCGGCACCGGGGCCTACTGCGCGGCCAAGTCCGCCTCCTGGGCGATGACCAACGCGCTGCGGGTCCAGCTCGCCCCCCGCGGCATCCGGGTCGCCGGGCTGCACGTCGGCTACGTCGACACCGACATGACCGCCGGGCTGTCGGTGCCGAAGTCCGACCCGGCCGACGTCGCCCGCACCGCCGTCGACGGCATCGCCGCCGGGGCCCACGAGGTCCTCGCCGACGACGTCAGCCGCCAGGTGCAGGCCGGGCTGGCCGGTGGGGTCGCCGCCCTCTACCCGCAGCTGCCGTGA
- a CDS encoding zinc-ribbon domain-containing protein has translation MFFLFGFGTKEKDLGPGEVRTCPHCGNTTTWARVQTVKQVTVFFVPIARWGRRRLEVCGICGTAVEV, from the coding sequence ATGTTCTTCCTCTTCGGCTTCGGCACCAAGGAGAAGGACCTGGGTCCTGGCGAGGTGCGCACCTGCCCGCACTGCGGCAACACCACGACGTGGGCCCGGGTGCAGACGGTCAAGCAGGTCACCGTCTTCTTCGTCCCGATCGCCCGGTGGGGACGACGCCGGCTCGAGGTCTGCGGCATCTGCGGCACGGCCGTCGAGGTCTGA